Below is a window of Streptomyces sp. NBC_00223 DNA.
TCGCGCTCGGTCTGGTGGCCTTCGCGTACAAGCCCGTTCTCGGCCTGCTGTTCTTCACGGCCTACGCGGTGTACTTCTGGCGTGAGATCCGCGCCGAGGACCAGGGCGACGGGGAGCACGAGGAGCTGGAGCCGCTCAAGCTCCAGCGCGGGGCCGCTTCCCCGGCCACCTGGGCGGTCGTCGTACAGACGCTGGCCACGCTCGCGGTGATCTTCCTCGCCTCGCAGCTGTTCGTGAGGCAACTCGACGCGATCGGGCCGATGCTGGGGCTTCCCAGCGAGGTGACCGCGCTGCTGCTGTCCCCCGTCGCGACCGAGCTGCCGGAAGTGATGAACGCGGTGATCTGGGTGCGGCAGGGCAAGACCAAACTGGCGCTGGCGAACATCTCCGGCGCGATGATGATCCAGGCCACCGTGCCCAGCGGTCTCGGTCTGCTCTTCACCACCTGGAAGTTCGACGGCGCACTGATCTGGGCCGGGCTGATCACGATCGCCGCGATCGTCTACCTGCTGCTGTCGATGCGGGCGCACCGGCTCACCGCGGGCCGTCTGACAGCGGCCGCCGGCTTCTACGGGGTCTTCGCCCTCGGCCTCGTCCCGATCCTCGGCTGAGCCCCGCCCGCCCCCTGCCCGCGAGCCGATGACCGGTGGATCCCTGTGCCCGGAGGAACCGCGGGCGGGCGACGTACCTACAACTCGTCCCGCCGGCGGGCGAGATGGACGGTGAGGTCGGCGGTGATCCCGACCGTCTCGGGGAGCACCCGCAGGAGCCGGTCGAATATCCGCTCCCGCGCCGCGGCCGGCAGGACGAGATAGGCCGAGACGGTCGAGAGATGGCCGACGTAGTCGCGGGCGGTCATCGTCAAGCGCCGTTCGACCACGGCCTGTCGCACATCGGTGAACCACTCGGACCGCTGGAGTTCCGTACCCGGCCACTGCATGGCATGCCCCGGAGGCGTCCCGTCCGGGGACGGAACCTCGTCGCTCTCCAGGAACGGCGCCCGTGCCGCGCGAACGGCCTCCTCCACGGCCGGGTCGGCCGGCCGGAACGGCCCGCCGGACGAGGCGAACACGCCACCCGGCTCCAGCAGCGCGGCCACGCGTGGCCACCGGCCCTCCGGGTCCGTCCAGTGCAGCGCCGCCGCCGCGTACACCAGCCCGTACCTCTCGCCCGGCCGCAGCTCCTCGAACGCGGCTCGCACCGGCCTGACGC
It encodes the following:
- a CDS encoding class I SAM-dependent methyltransferase, whose product is MAEAYERFRPGYPVELFDLVMGYAGRPVRTALEIGAGTGKATRLFAQRGVAVTATDPDGAMLAELRKHVPASVRPVRAAFEELRPGERYGLVYAAAALHWTDPEGRWPRVAALLEPGGVFASSGGPFRPADPAVEEAVRAARAPFLESDEVPSPDGTPPGHAMQWPGTELQRSEWFTDVRQAVVERRLTMTARDYVGHLSTVSAYLVLPAAARERIFDRLLRVLPETVGITADLTVHLARRRDEL
- a CDS encoding sodium:calcium antiporter, whose amino-acid sequence is MVRVIHYVLLIVCAVAIYLSCEWFVNAVEWLGQRLNVGKMAVGTILAAFGTALPESVVTLVAVTTGATPEARNIGVGAAMGGPLALSTIAYGVTGFVLLLKRRRHESAVREETGTTPARPAGQALGDEKDMRRLAKDQKWFLPIFVVKVALGLVAFAYKPVLGLLFFTAYAVYFWREIRAEDQGDGEHEELEPLKLQRGAASPATWAVVVQTLATLAVIFLASQLFVRQLDAIGPMLGLPSEVTALLLSPVATELPEVMNAVIWVRQGKTKLALANISGAMMIQATVPSGLGLLFTTWKFDGALIWAGLITIAAIVYLLLSMRAHRLTAGRLTAAAGFYGVFALGLVPILG